The following nucleotide sequence is from Mycobacterium sp. 3519A.
TACCGGTGCGCGCCGTTCAAGTTCAGCGATGTGTCGTCGCAGGAACAGGCCACGGTGCAGAAGATCTACATTGCGCAGGAGACGACGCCGAACGATTCGGGCATCTCCCAGCAGGAGTTGAACGCCGAGATCTCGGGGCTCAAGAGCAAGCTGGCGCTGGACAGCTTGAAGGCCACCATCCTCAGTAACCGCGTGAGCGTCCATGCGACGAAATCCGGTGGCGATGTGAAGTTCTCGGCATTCGTCCGCGGCTCCACGTCGGACGATCTGGAGCGGGTGATCGAGGTCAAGGCGGGGGAGATCGACATCGACCTGCCGGGACCGGACTTCATCGTGGGCCTTTGTGTGGACGAGGACGAGATCGAGTCGCAGATCCGCAAGGGGCTGTCCGGGCTCTCCAAGAAGATCAGCCAGACGCTGCTCGCGGAATTCGAGAAGAAGGCGCCAGGCGTCGAGAACGTCGCGGCCGTCTCCGTGTGGAGAACACGGTTCGTCCAGACCGGCACGAAGACGATCAAGGTTCCTGGCACCAACCAGACGGTGCAGGTACCCGTGATGTCGGTGGTGCCGGACGCAGCGGCCGGTGTGCCGCGAAAGCTGTACTGACACAGCGAGGTGACGAGGCCGCTGCGGGCGAATCCACAGCGGCCTCGCCATCCAGACGGGCGCGGGTCAAACTGGTGGTCATGGCGTACCTCAAGCCTCCGTGGTTCACCCGCGCGGTGTTCAACAAGATCGCGATGGCGACCGGGATGAGTAACACCGAGAAGCTGACCGTGAGCAGGCGCCGAAGCAAGCGGCGGCAGGAAATCCCGGTCGTCACCGTGGATGTCGGCGGCGCCAAGTACCTCGTGTCAACCCGCGGCGAAGCCGAGTGGGTCAAGAATGTCCGGGCCGACCCGAATGTGGTGATCGGTGCGACGGCATACGTCGCGCGCGAGATTCCCGAACAGGACCGGCGACCGGTGCTCACCGCGTACCGCCAGAAGGCCGGCCGCGCGGTGGAAGGCTACTTTCGGAAGCTACCGCGCGACGTCGACCATCCCGTCTTCGTCGTCACACCGAAAGGATGACCCGACGGGTACGTCGAGGGCGTCGTTGAGGTAGTGCGCTACCCCATAGCCGGCGACCTGACGACGGACGCCGCGATGGCCGCGCGCCAGCGGCATGACCAAAAATCCGCTCCGGCAGCAACGTTCTCCGCGCCGAACCCGCCCAGAAGTCCGCAGCGACTGGGGTAGTCGTTTACGCCAGCCGCCTGGCCGCAGCAGACCTAGCGTCCCTGCTAGGAGGTGCCGTGATGGGTAACGCAAAATATGTCGGCCGCGTCGGTGCGCTGGCGGTAGCGCTGGGCATTGGGGCGGCAGTGGCCGCCACCCCGTGGGTAGCAGTCGCAGAGCCGTCGACCGACTCCTCGGCGGCGTCGGATTCCTCGCCTGCATCGGAGTCCGCGTCCAAAGACGACTCGAAACCAGCCACGTCGCGGGGCGTTTCGCGCAGCGTTGTCAAGAAGAAGCAGACAACCGGCGCCAAGGCGAACGCGTCGGCCAACGATGACGTCGCGGCTGACAAGGCGACACGGCACGCCACGGACCGCAAACCCGCCACGAAATCGAGGGGCGCCACCCGCCAAGCCAAGCGACCGCAGGCAGAGCCCGTCGCTGCCGCGCCCACGGAGGTCACACTGGCTGCGCCACCTTCGATGGGACAAGCGGATGCCGTTGAGAAGCAACTCCTTCCGACGGCACCCGCGCGACCCGCGCCGGCGCAGTCACCGCTGTGGGGCGTTTTGGAGTTGGCGCGTCGCCAGGTCCGGCACACGTTGTTCAACCGGACCCCGACCGTCGACTACCACCCGTTGGACAACAGCCAATTGACCGACGGGGTGATCACCGGAAACCTCCATGCGGTCGATCCCGACGGGGATCCGTTGGCGTTCAACGTCACCCAAGAGCCCGAACACGGCACCGTGGTGGTCAACCGCGACGGCACCTTCACCTACACCCCCGACGACGAGTTCGGTCGGATCGGCAGCGACTCGTTCACCGTCTCCGTCGACGACTCCGTCGCCTACCGGCTGGCCGGCCCGGTCGGGATCGTGCTGGACGCGCTGCACCGCGGCGCCCAGATCTTCGGCCTCTCCGGCCAGGACACCATCAATTCCCATCCGACGGTCAAAGCGACCCCGCAGGTGTTCATCGAAGTCGGGCCTCAACCCGCCGACGTTGCCGTCAGCCCCGACGGCGCCACCGCCTACGTCGTCAACCAGGGTGACAACACCGTTTCGGTGATCGACACGGCCACCAACACCGTCAGCCACACCGTGGCCGTTGGCGACAATTCGGTAGCTGTGGCGGCCAGCCCCGACGGTTCCCGCGTCTATGTGGTCAACCGCTTCGACGATTCGGTGTCGGTGATCGACACCGCGACCAACACCGTCACTGGCACCATCCCGGTCGGTTTCCTCCCCGGTGGTTTGGCGTTGAGTCCGAACGGCACGATCCTGTACGTCGCGAACAGCCAGGACCAGACTGTGATGAAGATCAACACCAACACCCAGACGGTTGTTGCCACCATCAGCGTCGTCGGCTTTCCGCAGGGCGTGGCCGTCAGCCCGGACGGCAGCCGCGTGTATGTCACCTGCGAGGGCCTCGGCGGTCAACAGGGTGTGGGCACGCTGGCGGTGATCGAAACCACCAACAACACGGTCATCGGCATCATCCCCGTCGGCGAATTCTTCCCGCGGGGCGTCGCGGTCACCCCGGACGGCTCCCGGGTCTATGTGGCCAACGACGACGGGCTGTGGGTGATCGACACGGCCTCCCTGACTGCCATAACGACCGTCCCCGTCGGTGCGGGCGCTGGCGTGGCCGTCAGCCCGGACGGCAAACGCGTGTACGTCGCCAACTACGACGAGGACACGATGTCGGTCATCAGCACTGTGAGCAACACCGTCACGTCCACGATCGCCGTTGGCAACTCCCCGCGTGGGGTCGCGGTCGGCTCCGACGGCCGCATCTACGTCACCAACGCAGGCGAGCACACCCTGTTCGTGCGAGGCTGACCCGAGCGCTGACCACTACACCCTGTAGTTGACCTGATCCGCGGGGCTGGAACACTAGAGGTCATGCACCGCACCGACCTGTCCGCGAAGCTGTTCAGCGACGCGTGCGCCGTGATCCCCGGCGGGGTGAACTCGCCGGTCAGGGCCTTTTCCTCGGTCGGCGGCACCCCGCGCTTCATCACCTCCGCGGCGGGCTACTGGTTGACCGACGCCGACGACAACCGCTACGTCGACCTGGTCTGTTCGTGGGGACCGATGATCCTCGGCCACGCGCACCCCGCCGTGGTCGAGGCCGTGCAGCGGGTCGCCGCCGACGGTCTGTCCTTCGGCGCGCCGACGCCATCGGAGACCGAACTCGCCGGGGAGATCATCAGCCGCGTCGCGCCGGTCGAACGGCTGCGCATGGTCAACTCCGGCACCGAGGCCACGATGAGCGCCATCCGGTTGGCCCGCGGCTACACCGGCCGCGCCAAGATCGTCAAGTTCTCCGGCTGCTACCACGGCCACAGCGACGCGCTGCTCGCCGACGCCGGTTCGGGGGTGGCCACCCTCGGCCTGCCGTCCTCACCGGGAGTGACGGGCGCCGCCACCGCCGACACCATCGTGTTGCCCTACAACAACATTCCGGCCGTCGAAGAGGTCTTCGGGCAGTTCGGCGACGAGATCGCCTGCGTCATCACCGAAGCCAGTCCCGGCAACATGGGCACCGTCGCGCCGCTGGGCGGTTTCAACGCAGCGCTACGCCGCATCACTGCCGCCCACGGCGCACTGCTGATCTCCGACGAGGTGATGACCGGCTTCCGGGTCAGCCGATCCGGTTGGTACGGCATCGATCCCGTCGACGCGGACCTGTTCACCTTCGGCAAGGTGATGAGCGGTGGCCTGCCCGCCGCCGCGTTCGGCGGCCGCGCCGAGGTGATGGAACGTCTCGCGCCGCTGGGCCCGGTCTACCAGGCAGGCACCCTGTCCGGTAACCCGGTCGCGATGGCCGCGGGCCTTGCCACACTGCGCGCCGCCGACGACGCTGCGTACGCCGCACTGGACGCCAACGCCGACCGGCTGACCGCGCTGATGAAGACGGCGCTCACCGAAGCCGGTGTGGCGCATCAGGTTCAGCGTGCGGGCAACATGCTCAGCGTGTTCTTCACCGACGAGCCCGTCCACGACTTCGCGTCCGCCCGCGCCACCGAGACGTGGCGGTTCCCGGCGTTCTTCCACGCATTGCTCGATGCCGGTGTCTACCCGCCGCCGAGCGCATTCGAAACCTGGTTCGTCTCAGCGGTTCTCGACGACGAGGCGTTCGAGCGCATCGCCGACGCCCTTCCCGGTGCCGCGCGCGCGGCCGCGGAAGCGAAGAAGCCTGCATGACGGAGAAAACCATCGTGCACGTGATGCGGCACGGCGAGGTGCACAACCCGGAGAAGATCCTGTACGGCAGGCTGCCGAACTACCATCTCTCCGAACGCGGGCGTGCACAGGCGCAGGCCGTCGCGGACTGGCTGGCGTTACGTGACGTCGTCTACGTCGTCGCCTCGCCGCTGGAGCGCGCGCAGGAGACCGCCGAGCCGATAGCGGCCGCCCGCGGCCTGTCGATCGACACCGACGACGACCTGATCGAGTCGACGAACATCTTTCAAGGGCAACGGGTCTCGCCCGGTGACGGTGCCCTGCGCGATCCCCGCAACTGGTGGTATCTGCGCAATCCGCGCAGCCCGTCCTGGGGCGAGCCGTACGCCGACATCGCCGCGCGCATGACGGCGGCGCTGCACAGGGCAAGGGCCAAGGCGGCCGGGCACGAGGCGGTTTGCGTCAGTCATCAGCTGCCGGTGGAGACCCTCCGCAGGGCGGTGACGGGCCAACCGCTGCACCACTTCCCGACCCGCCGGATGTGCAATCTGGCCTCGGTCACCTCCTTCTACTTCCACGGCGACGCCTATGTCGGCTGGGGATACTCGGAGCTGGCAGGGCAGTGAAGTGGCTGGTGGCCCTGGCAAGCGCGGCGGTGGTCGCGCTCGCTGGCTGCTCCACTGGTGACGACGCCGTCGCGCAGGGCGGCACCTTCGAATTCGTCGCGCCAGGCGGCAAAACCGACATCTTCTACGACCCGCCCGAAAACCGCGGCCGCCCAGGAGCGTTGAAGGGCCCCGAGTTGATGGACCCCGCCAAGACCGTGTCGCTCGACGACTTCGCAGGCAAGGTCGTCGTCGTCAACGTGTGGGGTCAGTGGTGCGGGCCCTGCCGCACCGAGATCACCCAACTGCAGAAGGTGTACGACGCCACCCGCGCCAAGGGGGTCGCGTTCCTCGGCATCGACGTGCGCGACAACAACCGCGACGCCGCACAGGACTTCATCGTCGACCGCAAGGTCACGTTCCCGTCGATCTACGACCCGCCGATGCGCACCATGATCGCGTTCGGCGGTAAATATCCCACCACCGTGATCCCGTCGACCGTCGTGCTGGACCGCCAGCATCGCGTCGCCGCGGTGTTCCTCCGCGAACTGCTCGCCGAGGATCTGCAGCCGGTGGTGGAAAGGCTGGCTGGGGAAAAGGACTCAGCACCGGAGCACCAAAAGGCCGGCGCATGACCGAGTTCACCGAGATCGCCGCGGCAGGACCGGTGCTGCTCGCCGTCGGTGTCAGCATCGCCGCAGGCTTCGTGTCGTTCGCCTCACCGTGCGTCGTGCCGTTGGTGCCGGGCTACCTGTCCTATCTGGCGGCCGTCGTCGGCGTCGAGGACAGGCCGGGTGACGTCGCCGCGGGCACCGCCCGACTCCGTGTCACGGGCGCGGCGCTGCTGTTCGTCGCGGGCTTCACCGCGGTCTTCTTGCTCGGCACCGTCGCGGTGCTGGGGATGACGACGACGCTGATCACCAATCAGCTTCTGCTGCAACGCCTCGGCGGCGTCATCACGATCGTGATGGGTCTGGTGTTCGTCGGGTTCATCCCGGTGCTGCAGCGCGAGGCCCGGTTCACTCCGCGCCAGGTCTCGACGCTCGGCGGGGCTCCGCTGCTTGGCGCGGTCTTCGGTCTGGGCTGGACGCCGTGCCTCGGGCCGACGCTGACGGGCGTGATCGCGGTGGCCTCGGCCACCGACGCGAGCGTGGCCCGCGGCGTGGCACTGGTGATCGCCTACTGCCTCGGGCTGGGAATCCCGTTCGTGCTGTTGGCTTTCGGTTCGGCCCGCGCCGTACAGGGCCTGGGCTGGCTGCGCAAGCACACCCGCGCGATTCAGATCTTCGGCGGCATCCTGCTGATCCTGGTCGGCACCGCGTTGGTGACGGGGCTGTGGAATGACTTCGTGTCCTGGGTGCGTGACGCGTTTGTCAGCGATGTGACGTTGCCGATATGACGAAACTGCTCGCGCTGATCCGGAACACCTGGCGGACCCTGACGTCGATGGGCACCGCGCTGGTGTTGCTGTTCCTGCTGGCGCTGGGCGCCATCCCCGGCGCACTGCTGCCGCAGCGCAGCCTCAACGAATCCAAGGTCGAGCAGTACCTCGCCGAGCACCCGACCATCGGCCCCTGGCTGGACCGCGTGCAGGCCTTCGAGGTGTTCTCGAGTTTCTGGTTCACCTCTGTCTACGTGCTGCTGTTCGTCTCGCTGGTCGGCTGCCTCACTCCACGACTGATCGAGCACGCCCGCAGCCTGCGGGCCACGCCGGTCGCGGCGCCCCGCAACCTGAGTCGGCTGCCCAAACACCACGCCGCCGAGATCAATGCCGACCCGCAACAGTTGACCGACCACGTCAACGGCCAACTGAAGGGCTGGCGCCGCGTCGTCCGCACAGAGGGCGAGGCCACCGAGATCTCTGCGGAAAAAGGCTATCTGCGTGAGTTCGGCAACATCGTCTTCCACTTCTCGCTGCTGGGTCTGCTGGTCGCGGTGGCCGCGGGCAAGCTGTTCGGCTACGAGGGCAACGTGATCGTCGTCGCCGACAAGGGGCCCGGGTTCTGTTCGGCGTCACCCGCGGCGTTCGACTCGTTCCGGGCGGGCAACACCGTCGACGGCACCTCCCTGTACCCGATCTGCTTGCGGGTCAACGACTTCCAGGCGCACTATCTGCCCAGCGGGCAGGCCGTCGGCTTCGCCGCCGACATCGACTACCAGGCGGGCGCCGACCTCGACAGCGACACCTGGCGGCCGTACCACCTGAAGGTCAACGAGCCACTGCGCGTCGGCGGGGACCGGGTGTACCTGCAGGGCCACGGCTACGCCCCGACGTTCACCGTCACGTTCCCCGGCGGGCAGACCCGCACCCAGACGCTGCAGTTCCGGCCCGAGGACCCGATCACCCTGCTGTCCTCGGGCGCGATGCGGTTCGACCCGCCCGGCGGCAGCTACCCCGACCCCGACCAGCGGCGCAAGAACCAGATCGCCATTCAGGGCCTGTTCGCGCCGACCGAACAACTCGACGGCACGCTGCTGTCGTCGAGCTTCCCTGCGATGAACGACCCGGCCGTCGCCATCGACATCTACCAGGGCGACACCGGCCTGGACACCGGCAAGCCGCAGTCGCTGTTCTCACTCGATCCGAAACTCATCGGGCAGAACCGGCTGACCAAGAAGGCCAGGGTGAACCTCAAGGTGGGACAAGAGGTCCGGCTCGACCCTGGTCCCGGGCCTGGCACTGTCGTCCGGTTCGACGGCGCCGTGCCGTTCATCAACGTGCAGGTGTCGCACGACCCGGCCCAGATCTGGGTGCTGGTGTTCGCGCTGACGATGATGGCCGGTCTGCTGGTGTCGCTGGTGGTGCGGCGCCGCCGGGTCTGGGTTCGGCTGACGCCCACGGGTGCAGGTACGGTAAGCGTCGAGCTGGGCGGCTTGGCGCGCACCGACAACTCGGGGTGGGGTGACGAGTTCGAGCGGTTGACGCAACGTCTGTTGGACGTCGACGCCCAGCGGTTGAAGGAGACCGTATGAACACCGAGCACATCGACATCGGGCTGGCGCGCTACTCCGACTGGGCGTTCACCTCGTCGGTCGTCGTGCTGGTGGCCGCGCTGCTGCTGCTCGCCGTCGAACTGGCCTACAGCCGCGGGCGCAAGGTCGAAGCCAGGGAACTGGTCGGAGCCGCAACGGCGGCGACATTCGGCACGGGAGCCGCAACGGCGGCGACGTTCGGCACGGGAGCCGCAACGGCGGCGACATTCGGCACCGGAGCCGCAACGGCGGCGACATTCGGCACGGGAGCCGCAACCGCGGCGACGTTCGGCACGGGGGCCACGGTGGGCGCCGACAGCGTCACCCCTGGGGTCGTCGCCGCGGCGCCGAAGCGCCCGCTCGACGAACGCGCAGGCACCGCCGGGCTGTCGCTGGTCTACGTCGGCATCGGGTTGCTGCTGGCGTGCATCGTGCTGCGTGGCCTGGCCACGTCGCGGGTGCCATGGGGCAACATGTACGAGTTCATCAACCTGACGTGTTTCTCGGGTCTGGTGGCAGGCGCCATCGTGCTGCGCAGGCCGCAGTACCGCGCGCTGTGGGTGTTCGTGTTGGTGCCGGTGCTGATCCTGCTGACGGTGTCGGGTCGCTGGCTCTACACCAACGCCGCCCCGGTGATGCCGGCCCTGCAGTCGTACTGGTTGCCGATCCACGTGTCGGTGGTCAGCCTCGGCTCCGGGGTGTTCCTGGTGGCGGGGGTGGCCAGCATCTTGTTCCTGCTGAAGATGTACCTGCCCGACAACGCTTTCGTGCAACGGCTGCCCGACGCGCAGACGCTGGACCGCATCGCTTATCGGACAACAATTTTCGCGTTTCCGGTGTTCGGGTTCGGCGTCATCTTCGGCGCGATCTGGGCCGAAGAGGCCTGGGGCCGGTACTGGGGCTGGGACCCCAAGGAGACGGTGTCGTTCATCGCGTGGGTGGTCTACGCGGCGTACCTGCACGCACGGTCGACCGCGGGCTGGCGCGACAGGAAGGCCGCATGGATCAACGTCGTCGGGTTCGTCGCGATGGTGTTCAACCTGTTCTTCATCAATCTGGTCACCGTCGGGCTGCATTCGTACGCTGGGGTCGGCTGATAGCGAGAGGGGTACGCGTTGTCTGACCAGTCGGGCGGGTTTCGCTCGCAGCAGCGGTTCAGCGATCCGGCGCAGTCGGTACCGGCCGAGTGGACCGCCCCGACACCGCCGAACGGTTTGCCGCTGGGGCACGCGTCACCTCCACTGGCCCCGCCGCCGGAGCAACCGACGCCGTACTTCGATCTGTCCACCGTCGCGCTGCTGGGGCAACCCAAGCGGGCGCCGTCGGAGGGGTGGCGCAAGTGGCTGTACTTTTCGACGTTCAAACTGCTCAACGTCGGCGAGAGCCCCAAGGTCACCCGCCGCAACGGCCTCGTCGCGCAGGTGCAGCGGCCGCTTCGTGGCTGCTACCGGATCGCGTTGCTGTCACTGAAGGGCGGCGTCGGCAAGACCACGATCACCGCGACGCTCGGGGCCACCTTCGCCTCTGTCCGCGGTGACCGCGTCATCGCCGTCGACGCCAATCCCGACCGCGGCACGCTCAGCCAGAAGGTGCCGCTGGAAACCCCGAACACCGTGCGGCACCTGCTGCGCGACGCCGAGGGGATCGAGGCCTACAGCGACGTCCGCGCCTACACCTCGCAGGGGCCCAGCCGGCTGGAGGTGCTCGCCTCGGAGAGCGATCCCGCGGTGTCGGAGGCGTTCAGTTCCGACGACTATGCGGCCACCCTGGAGGTGCTGGAGCGGTTCTACAGCGTGGTGCTCACCGACTGCGGCACCGGCATGTTGCACTCGGCGATGTCGGCGGTGCTGGACAAGGCCGACGTGCTCGTGGTGGTCAGCAGCGGTTCGGTCGACGGAGCCCGCAGCGCATCGGCCACCCTGGACTGGCTGGACGCGCACGGACATCAGGACATGGTGCGCAACTCGATCGCAGTCATCAACGCGGTGCGGCCCAGGTCAGGGAAGGTCGATCTGAAGAAGGTGGTCGATCACTTCTCGCGGCGGTGCCGCGCCGTCAAACAGGTGCCGTTCGACCCGCATCTCGAGGAGGGCGCGGAGATCAGCCTCGACCGGCTCAAGCCGGAGACCAGGGAGGCATTGCTGGAGTTGGCGGCGGTCGTCGCGGACGGTTTCCCGAGCGACGACCTGAAGCACGTCTGACTAGGGCCGCTCCGGTCGGGGATTGTTGTCCCCGTGGCCGAGCCGCCGCAGAAAATCGGGATCGTCGTCCGGGCCGATCACCCGCGTCTTCGGCCGAGCCGCAGTCATGCGGGTCAGCCGCCAACCGGCGTAGGCCAAACCGCCCAAGACGAGAACAAGGAGCAAATACGCCACCAAAAACCTCCTCTATCTGAATATACGCGCCGTGGGTAGGCTCGGGCCGTGTCTGATCGACCGCCTCGGTCCCGCCTGGTGCTCGACGTGCTGGCCTACGTCGCAGCCCGCCTGCTGCTTGTCGCCGTTCTGACGGCGGTGATCTTCGGTGCCGGACATCTGCTCGGCGTGCGCGATTTTCCGCTCGTGGTGGCGTTGCTGTTCGGTTTGGTGATCGCACTGCCGCTCGGCATCTGGTTGTTCGCCCCACTGCGGCGCCGCGCCACCGCGAGCATCGCCGTCTTCGACGAACGCCGCCGCAAAGACAAGGAGCAGTTGCAGGCCAGGCTGCGTGGTGAAGACACCGACGAACCCTCCGCCGGATGACGGCGCGCGAAGCGTTCGGCGCCGAATTCACCGGAGCGGATGGGTTTCTCAACTCACCCACCTACGGGTTGCCGCCGCAGTTCGTGGTCGACGCGCTGCAGGCCTGCATCGCCGAATGGCAAGCGGGAACCATGGATGTGCCGTCATTCGACGGCCGCGTCGGTGCCGGGCGTGCGGGTTATGCGGCGCTGGCGGGTGTTCCCGTCGCCTCTGTGGCGATGGCGGGCAACGTGTCCGCGGCACTCGGATTGGTGGCGGCGGCGATTCCCGACGGCAGTCGGGTCGCCACCTTGGCGGGCGAATTCACCAGCACCACCTTCCCGTTCGCCGCGCAGGCAAACCGCGGTGTCACGCTCACCGAGTTGACGCCCACGGACCTGATCGCGTCGGCCGCCGACTTCGACGTCGTGACGGCCAGCCTGGTGCAGTCCGCCAACGGCGCCGTACTCGACGTCGGCGCGCTGCGAAACACGTTGGCCGGCAAGGACACACTGACCGTCATCGACGTCACGCAGGCCCTCGGGTGGAAGCAGGTCGACCTCGGCTGGGCCGACGTCACCGTCGCCGCGGTCTACAAATGGTTGCTCGCGCCGAGGGGAACCGCGTGGATGTCGCTGAGCGACAGGGTCAGCCGGTTCGTCACACCACACGCGGCGAACTGGTATGCGGGTGAGGATCCCTGGCAGTCGATCTATGGCCTGCCGTTGCGACTGGCCCACGACGCCAGGCGCTTCGACGTTTCGCCGACGTGGTTCAGCGTGCTCGGGGCCGGGCTGACGTTGCCGTGGCTGGCGACGTTGGACAGCGCGACCGTCGAGTCGCACACGGTCGGATTGGCTCACCGAGCGCAGGCCGAACTCGGCCTCCCACAACATGATTCGGCCATCGTGTCGATACCCATCGCCGACGCGGCCGACAAGCTGGCCGCCGCGGGCATCCGCGCCTCGGTCCGGGCAGGTGCGGTGCGCGTCGGTTTTCATCTGTACAACACCGAAAACGACCTGGACCGGTTACTCGACGCGTTGCGTTCCTAGCCGGCGTCTGGGGGATAACTGCTACCCGCGGATGGGTGACAGCAGCGACGACATTCGCTCCTACCGGGACGA
It contains:
- a CDS encoding nitroreductase/quinone reductase family protein; this translates as MAYLKPPWFTRAVFNKIAMATGMSNTEKLTVSRRRSKRRQEIPVVTVDVGGAKYLVSTRGEAEWVKNVRADPNVVIGATAYVAREIPEQDRRPVLTAYRQKAGRAVEGYFRKLPRDVDHPVFVVTPKG
- a CDS encoding beta-propeller fold lactonase family protein — encoded protein: MGNAKYVGRVGALAVALGIGAAVAATPWVAVAEPSTDSSAASDSSPASESASKDDSKPATSRGVSRSVVKKKQTTGAKANASANDDVAADKATRHATDRKPATKSRGATRQAKRPQAEPVAAAPTEVTLAAPPSMGQADAVEKQLLPTAPARPAPAQSPLWGVLELARRQVRHTLFNRTPTVDYHPLDNSQLTDGVITGNLHAVDPDGDPLAFNVTQEPEHGTVVVNRDGTFTYTPDDEFGRIGSDSFTVSVDDSVAYRLAGPVGIVLDALHRGAQIFGLSGQDTINSHPTVKATPQVFIEVGPQPADVAVSPDGATAYVVNQGDNTVSVIDTATNTVSHTVAVGDNSVAVAASPDGSRVYVVNRFDDSVSVIDTATNTVTGTIPVGFLPGGLALSPNGTILYVANSQDQTVMKINTNTQTVVATISVVGFPQGVAVSPDGSRVYVTCEGLGGQQGVGTLAVIETTNNTVIGIIPVGEFFPRGVAVTPDGSRVYVANDDGLWVIDTASLTAITTVPVGAGAGVAVSPDGKRVYVANYDEDTMSVISTVSNTVTSTIAVGNSPRGVAVGSDGRIYVTNAGEHTLFVRG
- the hemL gene encoding glutamate-1-semialdehyde 2,1-aminomutase; the encoded protein is MHRTDLSAKLFSDACAVIPGGVNSPVRAFSSVGGTPRFITSAAGYWLTDADDNRYVDLVCSWGPMILGHAHPAVVEAVQRVAADGLSFGAPTPSETELAGEIISRVAPVERLRMVNSGTEATMSAIRLARGYTGRAKIVKFSGCYHGHSDALLADAGSGVATLGLPSSPGVTGAATADTIVLPYNNIPAVEEVFGQFGDEIACVITEASPGNMGTVAPLGGFNAALRRITAAHGALLISDEVMTGFRVSRSGWYGIDPVDADLFTFGKVMSGGLPAAAFGGRAEVMERLAPLGPVYQAGTLSGNPVAMAAGLATLRAADDAAYAALDANADRLTALMKTALTEAGVAHQVQRAGNMLSVFFTDEPVHDFASARATETWRFPAFFHALLDAGVYPPPSAFETWFVSAVLDDEAFERIADALPGAARAAAEAKKPA
- a CDS encoding histidine phosphatase family protein, with product MTEKTIVHVMRHGEVHNPEKILYGRLPNYHLSERGRAQAQAVADWLALRDVVYVVASPLERAQETAEPIAAARGLSIDTDDDLIESTNIFQGQRVSPGDGALRDPRNWWYLRNPRSPSWGEPYADIAARMTAALHRARAKAAGHEAVCVSHQLPVETLRRAVTGQPLHHFPTRRMCNLASVTSFYFHGDAYVGWGYSELAGQ
- a CDS encoding TlpA disulfide reductase family protein, which produces MKWLVALASAAVVALAGCSTGDDAVAQGGTFEFVAPGGKTDIFYDPPENRGRPGALKGPELMDPAKTVSLDDFAGKVVVVNVWGQWCGPCRTEITQLQKVYDATRAKGVAFLGIDVRDNNRDAAQDFIVDRKVTFPSIYDPPMRTMIAFGGKYPTTVIPSTVVLDRQHRVAAVFLRELLAEDLQPVVERLAGEKDSAPEHQKAGA
- a CDS encoding cytochrome c biogenesis CcdA family protein; translation: MTEFTEIAAAGPVLLAVGVSIAAGFVSFASPCVVPLVPGYLSYLAAVVGVEDRPGDVAAGTARLRVTGAALLFVAGFTAVFLLGTVAVLGMTTTLITNQLLLQRLGGVITIVMGLVFVGFIPVLQREARFTPRQVSTLGGAPLLGAVFGLGWTPCLGPTLTGVIAVASATDASVARGVALVIAYCLGLGIPFVLLAFGSARAVQGLGWLRKHTRAIQIFGGILLILVGTALVTGLWNDFVSWVRDAFVSDVTLPI
- a CDS encoding cytochrome c biogenesis protein ResB encodes the protein MTKLLALIRNTWRTLTSMGTALVLLFLLALGAIPGALLPQRSLNESKVEQYLAEHPTIGPWLDRVQAFEVFSSFWFTSVYVLLFVSLVGCLTPRLIEHARSLRATPVAAPRNLSRLPKHHAAEINADPQQLTDHVNGQLKGWRRVVRTEGEATEISAEKGYLREFGNIVFHFSLLGLLVAVAAGKLFGYEGNVIVVADKGPGFCSASPAAFDSFRAGNTVDGTSLYPICLRVNDFQAHYLPSGQAVGFAADIDYQAGADLDSDTWRPYHLKVNEPLRVGGDRVYLQGHGYAPTFTVTFPGGQTRTQTLQFRPEDPITLLSSGAMRFDPPGGSYPDPDQRRKNQIAIQGLFAPTEQLDGTLLSSSFPAMNDPAVAIDIYQGDTGLDTGKPQSLFSLDPKLIGQNRLTKKARVNLKVGQEVRLDPGPGPGTVVRFDGAVPFINVQVSHDPAQIWVLVFALTMMAGLLVSLVVRRRRVWVRLTPTGAGTVSVELGGLARTDNSGWGDEFERLTQRLLDVDAQRLKETV
- the ccsB gene encoding c-type cytochrome biogenesis protein CcsB, with the translated sequence MNTEHIDIGLARYSDWAFTSSVVVLVAALLLLAVELAYSRGRKVEARELVGAATAATFGTGAATAATFGTGAATAATFGTGAATAATFGTGAATAATFGTGATVGADSVTPGVVAAAPKRPLDERAGTAGLSLVYVGIGLLLACIVLRGLATSRVPWGNMYEFINLTCFSGLVAGAIVLRRPQYRALWVFVLVPVLILLTVSGRWLYTNAAPVMPALQSYWLPIHVSVVSLGSGVFLVAGVASILFLLKMYLPDNAFVQRLPDAQTLDRIAYRTTIFAFPVFGFGVIFGAIWAEEAWGRYWGWDPKETVSFIAWVVYAAYLHARSTAGWRDRKAAWINVVGFVAMVFNLFFINLVTVGLHSYAGVG
- a CDS encoding MinD/ParA family protein, which translates into the protein MSDQSGGFRSQQRFSDPAQSVPAEWTAPTPPNGLPLGHASPPLAPPPEQPTPYFDLSTVALLGQPKRAPSEGWRKWLYFSTFKLLNVGESPKVTRRNGLVAQVQRPLRGCYRIALLSLKGGVGKTTITATLGATFASVRGDRVIAVDANPDRGTLSQKVPLETPNTVRHLLRDAEGIEAYSDVRAYTSQGPSRLEVLASESDPAVSEAFSSDDYAATLEVLERFYSVVLTDCGTGMLHSAMSAVLDKADVLVVVSSGSVDGARSASATLDWLDAHGHQDMVRNSIAVINAVRPRSGKVDLKKVVDHFSRRCRAVKQVPFDPHLEEGAEISLDRLKPETREALLELAAVVADGFPSDDLKHV
- a CDS encoding DUF4229 domain-containing protein; translated protein: MSDRPPRSRLVLDVLAYVAARLLLVAVLTAVIFGAGHLLGVRDFPLVVALLFGLVIALPLGIWLFAPLRRRATASIAVFDERRRKDKEQLQARLRGEDTDEPSAG